A genomic stretch from Helianthus annuus cultivar XRQ/B chromosome 1, HanXRQr2.0-SUNRISE, whole genome shotgun sequence includes:
- the LOC110939510 gene encoding purine permease 21 yields MVAYDNHKKPPHHFYFNFLNTSLFFMSAPSNYAVVTTAVLRTTKRNWWLRMAAHTLFVLFGQIAATLLGRLYYNKGGKSVWLTALVETIGFPILIPFYLYFTPLTYHQSTDLNTSNPPSISILAAIYITLGALQSVTSILYSVGLFYLPLSTFSLICTTQLAFNAFFAFFLNAQKLTPLIVNSLVLLTISTVLLVLQSKDEENQVGVSRKKYLKLGFACSVVASALYSLGLSLTQLAFQKVLKGETFTMVLNMIIYQSLVASTVTIIALFVSGQWDDLHGDMANFELGKIMYLIIIICIAVSWQIATIGGVGLIFEVSSLFSNVINTLALPIIPILAVIIFREKMNGMKVIATVLAIWGFASYVYQHYLDESDNKNGIEGVDEVSQT; encoded by the coding sequence ATGGTGGCCTATGATAATCACAAAAAACCTCCCCACCATTTTTACTTCAACTTTCTTAACACATCTCTTTTCTTCATGTCAGCACCATCAAATTATGCCGTCGTCACCACCGCGGTTCTTAGAACCACAAAGCGAAACTGGTGGCTGCGCATGGCAGCACATACCCTATTTGTCCTTTTCGGCCAAATCGCCGCTACGCTACTTGGAAGACTATACTACAACAAAGGAGGAAAAAGTGTTTGGTTGACCGCACTGGTCGAAACCATTGGATTCCCTATCCTCATTCCTTTTTATCTCTACTTCACACCATTAACATATCACCAATCAACAGATTTAAACACATCAAACCCACCTTCCATTTCAATCCTAGCCGCGATTTACATCACGCTAGGAGCATTACAGTCTGTAACGAGTATTCTATACTCGGTCGGACTATTCTACCTCCCTCTTTCCACATTTTCACTCATTTGCACAACACAACTTGCGTTTAATGCTTTCTTTGCCTTCTTTCTAAACGCACAGAAGTTAACCCCTTTGATCGTCAACTCGCTAGTCCTTCTAACAATTTCTACAGTTTTACTAGTTCTCCAAAGCAAAGATGAAGAAAATCAAGTGGGTGTGTCACGAAAAAAGTATTTAAAGCTAGGGTTTGCATGCAGTGTCGTTGCATCTGCTCTTTATTCATTGGGTCTATCCCTAACACAACTAGCCTTTCAAAAAGTGTTGAAAGGTGAAACTTTCACAATGGTATTGAACATGATTATCTATCAGTCATTAGTTGCATCGACTGTCACGATCATCGCGCTATTTGTTAGCGGTCAATGGGATGATTTGCATGGAGACATGGCGAATTTTGAATTGGGGAAGATAATGTACTTGATTATTATAATTTGCATTGCGGTTTCGTGGCAGATTGCTACGATTGGTGGAGTTGGTTTAATCTTTGAGGTGTCGTCTTTGTTTTCGAATGTGATCAATACTTTGGCACTCCCGATTATCCCGATACTAGCGGTGATTATTTTCCGCGAAAAGATGAACGGGATGAAGGTGATCGCTACCGTGTTGGCTATTTGGGGTTTTGCTTCGTATGTGTATCAACATTATCTTGATGAGTCCGacaacaaaaatggaattgaAGGTGTAGATGAAGTTTCACAAACATAA